The Deltaproteobacteria bacterium genome includes the window CTGTCGGGTCCGCCGGCAAATCCGTGGCGCTTCACCGAGCCCTGGAATCCGCGTCCCTTGATTTTACCTGCAATGTCAACCTTCTCGCCTACGGCGAAAATGTCGGCTGTGAGCACCTGGCCCAGGTTGAAGGCCGAAGGATCGAGAACTCCGAATTCCTTCAGCACGCGGAAAAGCTTTCCGCCGCTCTTTGCAAAATGACCCGCCGCAGGCTTGTTAACCCTCTGCTTCTTGGCCTCAAGAAAGCCCACCTGTATGGCGTCGTAGCCATCGGTGGCCTTTGTCTTTATCTGAGTCACCACGCAAGGCCCAACCTGGATCACCGTCACGGGAACATGACGCCCGTCTTCGGCGAAGATGCCCGTCATTCCCAGTTTTTTACCTAAAAGCCCCTTCAACATGGCCTCTCCTCCGGTTTCGCCGGCTTTCCCGAAATACCCAACCGACTCGAACGTCAAACCCGCGTGT containing:
- the rplC gene encoding 50S ribosomal protein L3, whose translation is MLKGLLGKKLGMTGIFAEDGRHVPVTVIQVGPCVVTQIKTKATDGYDAIQVGFLEAKKQRVNKPAAGHFAKSGGKLFRVLKEFGVLDPSAFNLGQVLTADIFAVGEKVDIAGKIKGRGFQGSVKRHGFAGGPDSHGCMHHRRPGSIGASAWPSRVVKGKRLPGHYGDTRQTTRNLVIVDVRPEQNLILVKGAVPGSGSSFVEVRKPKSAFW